Proteins encoded together in one Carassius auratus strain Wakin chromosome 32, ASM336829v1, whole genome shotgun sequence window:
- the LOC113052143 gene encoding 5-hydroxytryptamine receptor 2C-like, whose amino-acid sequence MMGTPVGPVLGVFGSTTSSLDLVGWMVWPGNTTVSLNHSFFLTDYSFNLSSSSSSPRGVEKESMKEKNWPALLILVIIFLTIGGNILVILAVSLEKKLQNATNFFLRSLAVADMLVGILVMPISLINILYDYAWPLPSALCPIWIYLDVLFSTASIMHLCAISLDRYVAICNPIEHSRFNSRTKAMLKIAAVWTISIGISMPIPVIGLHNREKVLKNGNCALNEEHFILVGSFVAFFIPLVIMVVTYCLTVQALQRQATVFLYEGKASSQQPLQPPAPPTSHLAPPPASRRSSLNCLRISNSDGNMLGLTVPPDTISIIPGSEAPSQMNSPAGRDPAGTHGRRGMMQAIKNERRASKVLGVVFFLFLIMWCPFFITNVLYVLCHKACNKPLLTELLNVFVWVGYISSGVNPLVYTLFNKTYRRAFSSYMHCQYRRVGLNPITIQAPCPSHAVVTPILICEKVSIDRNSNCRNGDGNGIRNLEPHDMDTDPGLELKAGISELSISSGHSHTEHTSSV is encoded by the exons ATGATGGGGACACCTGTCGGGCCAGTTCTGGGCGTGTTTGGCTCTACAACATCCTCCCTAGACCTTGTTGGCTGGATGGTTTGGCCTGGTAATACCACCGTGAGCCTGAACCACAGCTTCTTCTTGACTGACTACAGCTTCAatctctcctcctcttcatcctctccTCGTGGGGTCGAAAAGGAGTCGATGAAGGAGAAGAATTGGCCAGCCCTGCTGATTCTTGTGATTATCTTTCTGACGATAGGAGGAAATATTTTGGTTATTTTGGCTGTGTCGCTGGAGAAGAAGCTGCAAAATGCAACAAACTTCTTCCTGCGTTCGCTCGCAGTGGCGGACATGCTGGTCGGCATCTTGGTCATGCCCATCTCGCTCATTAACATCCTGTATG ATTATGCCTGGCCATTGCCCAGCGCTCTCTGTCCTATTTGGATATATCTGGATGTGCTTTTCTCCACTGCTTCCATCATGCACCTGTGTGCCATTTCCCTTGACCGCTACGTGGCCATATGCAATCCGATCGAGCACAGTCGGTTCAACTCCCGCACCAAGGCCATGCTGAAGATTGCTGCAGTTTGGACCATTTCAATAG GTATCTCAATGCCTATCCCAGTGATCGGACTGCATAACAGAGAAAAGGTCTTGAAAAATGGCAACTGTGCTCTGAATGAGGAACACTTCATACTCGTTGGCTCTTTTGTTGCCTTCTTCATTCCTCTGGTCATCATGGTGGTTACGTATTGTCTCACCGTCCAAGCGCTTCAGCGTCAGGCCACAGTCTTCCTCTACGAGGGCAAAGCTTCTTCTCAACAGCCTTTGCAACCTCCAGCTCCACCTACTTCCCATTTGGCCCCGCCGCCAGCATCCCGTCGAAGCAGTCTGAACTGTCTACGGATCAGCAACAGCGATGGAAACATGCTCGGTCTGACCGTGCCCCCAGACACCATCTCAATAATCCCAGGTTCAGAAGCACCTTCTCAAATGAATTCACCCGCTGGACGGGACCCAGCCGGAACCCATGGGCGGCGAGGCATGATGCAGGCCATCAAGAACGAGCGACGAGCATCCAAAGTGTTGGGTGTAgtgttcttcctcttcctcatcatgTGGTGTCCCTTTTTCATCACTAATGTCCTGTATGTTCTCTGCCACAAAGCCTGTAATAAGCCTTTGCTTACAGAACTGCTCAATGTTTTCGTTTGGGTGGGCTACATCTCATCAGGAGTCAATCCTTTAGTGTACACTTTGTTTAACAAGACCTACCGAAGGGCGTTTTCAAGTTACATGCACTGCCAGTATAGACGAGTGGGGCTCAATCCCATCACTATACAGGCTCCTTGTCCATCCCATGCAGTAGTCACTCCCATCCTGATCTGCGAAAAAGTTTCCATTGACCGGAACAGTAACTGCCGCAATGGGGACGGCAATGGAATCCGAAATCTGGAGCCCCATGACATGGACACTGACCCCGGCCTGGAGCTGAAAGCGGGAATATCAGAGCTGTCTATCAGTAGCGGTCACAGCCACACAGAACACACCAGCAGTGTCTGA